The Elusimicrobiota bacterium genome contains the following window.
TTTCAAAATTCAAAGAGCAATTTCAAAGGTCAAACCTTTGATTTGAATGAATTTGCAAATATATTTTATAGTGGTTCCGACGAGCCGTATCAAAAAAACAGTGTTTATAGCCGTTTTTCAGGTCGACAAAGAAGGTAAAACAGTAATACCTTTTAAGTTTGATTATGCAGGTTCTTTCTTTGAAGGATTAGCACCGGTTACATTGAATAATAAATATGGATTCATAGATAAGAAAGGCAACTTGGTAATTCCTTTCAAGTATGACCGTGCAGATGGTTTTAGAGAAGGATTATCAAGTGTTGAACTCGGTAGTAAATGGGGTTATGTAGACAGGAATGGCAAAGAAGTAATTCCAATAAAATATGAATCAGTTGATTATTGGAATTTCAGTGAAGGGCTTTCTGCTGTTCAACTTAATGGTAACTGGGGATATATCAATAAGAAAGATAAGGTAATCATTCCATTGAAATATGAAAGTGCTAAATCTTTTAGAAATGGTCTTGCTGAAGTTAAACTTAATGGTAAAACAGGTTATGTTGATAAAAATGGCAACGAGTATTTTAGGAAATAATTGTGTAAAATTGAGGAGTGAGTATGGAGAAGATCTCTGATGTGAAACTTGTAGAAAAATTGGTTGAAGCACGGAAGTCAATCCTTGAGCAGTTGAGAAATGTTATTGTCGGCCAGCAGGATGTGATTGATGAGCTTTTGATTTCGCTTTTTGCAAAAGGACATTCGCTTATTGTCGGTGTACCCGGGCTTGCGAAGACGCTTATTGTGTCTACAATTTCGCAGATTCTGGATTTGCAATTCTCACGGATTCAGTTCACACCTGATTTAATGCCGTCAGATATCACAGGCACCGAGGTGATACAGGAAAACATTTCAACTGGTGAACGAAATTTTAAATTTATTAAAGGACCGATTTTTGCGAATATAATTCTTGCTGATGAAATCAACCGCACACCACCTAAAACGCAGTCAGCACTGCTTCAAGCAATGCAGGAATATAAAGTAACCGTTGCAGGACAGACATATTCACTCCCGAGCCCGTTTTTTGTTTTAGCAACCCAAAATCCAATAGAGCAAGAAGGTACATATCCACTACCGGAAGCACAGCTTGACCGTTTCTTTTTTCAGATAAATATTGATTATCCAACACAGGAAGATGAGAAAGAAATTATCAGAAAAACAACAGGTATAATATCATCAGAAATCAAGCGTATGTTGAACCAGAAAGAGATTTTACTACTCCAGGAGATTGTAAGAAAAGTGCCAGTAAGCGATTATGTTGTCAACTATGTTGTTAAACTTGTCTCTCAAACCAGACCTAAAATTTCAGTGTTAGATTTTACAAAAAAATGGTTGAACTGGGGTGCAGGTCCGCGTGCTTCACAGAACCTTATTTTAGCCGGGAAATCCAAAGCAGTTTTAGAAGGTAGATATACCGTCTCGGTTGAAGACATCAAAGCGGTTGTATATCCTGTATTAAGACACCGTTTAATTTTGAACTACGCCGCAGAAGCAGAAGGGCTTTCAACAGAAGATATCATCAAAAAATTAGTAGAATCGGTTTAGTCACTTAAGTCGGTCTAATCGGTCAATTCCGTTAACAAAGATAACGAAACAGCAAATAGCGGATAGAGGTGAGCAGAGAGAGGAGAGAGAATAGAGGTTAGCAATGCTCTCCGATTTATCGAAGCACGCCTACAAATTTCAGTAAAACTGAACTGTCACCACTAACCATCTCGCTTTGCGAGCGCCTATAATGTATCGGATTCAGTTTCTGATACTATGAGAATGGTGAGTATGAATATAGAGCAAGTGCTCTATATTCCGACGACAAAACATATAGAGCAAATGCTCTACAACCTATCTGCGGCTATCCGAGTTCATTTGCGGTTGCTTTTTATAATTTCCTGTGCTGTAAAAAAATGAAACCATATCTTGACCCATTAGTTGTAGCAAAACTATCGTCAATGGCATTAAGAGCACGATTCGTCGTTGAAGGGTTTATATCAGGATTGCATACAAGCCGTTTCAAAGGTCATTCTATAGAGTTCGCACAACATCGTGAGTACTCGTTTGGTGATGAATTAAAACATCTTGATTGGAAGGTGTATGGCAAGTCCGACAGGTATTTTGTAAAACAGTTTGAAGAAGAAACAAATCTTAAATCGTATATTTTACTTGATACAAGCGGCTCAATGGGCTATAAGTCCAACGGAATCTCAAAACTGGAATACGGTTCCTATATCGCTGCAGCACTTTCATATCTGATGATAAAACAAGGCGATTCCGTCGGCTTGGTTGTGTATGATACCAAGTTGAAAAAAATTATTCCACCACGGTCAAGTTTGAGTCATCTTGCTGTTATATTTGATGAACTTTCAGAATTAGTGCCTACCAGCAGCGAAACCGATATTACAAAAGTGCTTCTGGATTTTTCTACAAATATCAAAAAACGGGCTTTAATTATTTTGGTTTCAGACCTGTTTGACGACCAAGAAAAAATTATCAGGGCAATAAAAAATTACAGATATGCCAGGAATGAAGTTATTGTATTTCATATTATGGATAAAACGGAAAAGATATTAAATTTAGATGGAAATATATTATTTAAAAGTATGGAAAATGAAAGTTTTTTAATTGCGGAATCGGAGATTATCAGAAAAGAATATCAAAAACTTGTAGCCGAGTTTATAGAAAAGTATAGGTTAGAATTCCAAAAATCAGATATTGATTACTCTGTTTTTGATACATCAACTCCACTGGATGTTGCCTTGACAAATTATCTTTTCAAAAGAGAAAAGATAATTTAGAAAAATGTCATTTCTTAATTCTGCATTTCTTATTGGGCTTTTTGCTGTTTTTATACCGATACTTATTCATTTACTATCCAGAAAAAAACCGAAAAGAATAGATTTCAGCGATTTAAGGTTTTTACAACTTGCGGCACGGCGGTCAGTGAACAAATTCAGAATTAAGCAGTATCTACTGCTATTGATAAGATGTCTTCTTATAATTATACTCACTTTGATTTTTGCCCGACCTGTGATTCATTATACTTCAGCATCTAACAATGTTGAGACAGTTTTTCTGATTGATAATTCGTATTCAATGGATTATTATAAAGATGGTAAAACTCGCCTTGCCGTTGCTAAGGATGTTGTTAAAAAAATTGTCTCATTACTTAACCCACAGGAACAAATATCAGTTTTTTCTTTTTCAGATGCTCTATCAGATGTGGTAAAAAATCCAACAACTGACAGACAATTGATATTAACCGAGTTAGAAAAAACCAAAATTTCATACAGAAAAACAGATACAGTAAATGCAATAAACGGGTTGACAAACTATTTCCAGAACAACCAGTATGAAAAACGGATTGTTTTAATAAGCGATTTTGCTAAAAACGGTTGGTATGAAAAAAAAGATATATTCAATGAAAAACATAGAATTATATGTGTTGATGTTGGTGATAATAATGCTGAAAACTTTGCAGTATCAAATATAGAAACAGATAATAACCAGATATCTGCTGAGATATCAAATCTGTCAATCGCAGATAGAAAAATTTCAGGCTCTATTTATATTGATACTAAAAAGTATAAAGATATGTTTTTTGAGACAAAAGCGGCTAAACCAATTTTCACAACATTTAATCTAAAAAATATTGAAAACGGTATCCATCGCTGTTTTGTAGAAATAGAAAATGATAAACTTTTAGCTGACAACAAACATTTTTTTGCGTTTAATTTTCGTCAGAAGCCAAAAATACTTTTAGTTGACGGTAACCCGCAGTTTTCAGATTTTAAGGGTGAAACTTATTTCTTAAAAACAGCACTCTCAAATTATGCAACGGTTAAAATCATAAATTATTCCCAGTTTGAAAATGAGTTGTTAGACGATTATTCAGCATTGTTTTTGTGTAATGTTTCTAATTTTGATAAGACAACCGCAATGAAACTAAACCACTTTATTTCTAAAAACGGCTGTCTTGTATTTTTTTTAGGCGATAAGGTATCAATTGATAATTACAATACTTCTATACGGTTTCTGCTTCCAGGCGAAATTTCTAAAATCCTGAATGGAGGCAACCTGTCAGATTATGGATTGACTGCAAATAGTGAAGAAATTATTAAAAATACAAATATCATCCGACGGTTCTTGTTAATTCCTGAAAAGGATTCAGAAGTAGTTTTTAAGTTTGCAGACGATACACCATTACTCATAAAGAACAACCAGAATGTTTTTGTCTTTGCTGTATCTGCTAACCTGAACTTTTCTGATATTCCTGTAAAACCGAGTTTCCCAAT
Protein-coding sequences here:
- a CDS encoding MoxR family ATPase — translated: MEKISDVKLVEKLVEARKSILEQLRNVIVGQQDVIDELLISLFAKGHSLIVGVPGLAKTLIVSTISQILDLQFSRIQFTPDLMPSDITGTEVIQENISTGERNFKFIKGPIFANIILADEINRTPPKTQSALLQAMQEYKVTVAGQTYSLPSPFFVLATQNPIEQEGTYPLPEAQLDRFFFQINIDYPTQEDEKEIIRKTTGIISSEIKRMLNQKEILLLQEIVRKVPVSDYVVNYVVKLVSQTRPKISVLDFTKKWLNWGAGPRASQNLILAGKSKAVLEGRYTVSVEDIKAVVYPVLRHRLILNYAAEAEGLSTEDIIKKLVESV
- a CDS encoding WG repeat-containing protein gives rise to the protein MNLQIYFIVVPTSRIKKTVFIAVFQVDKEGKTVIPFKFDYAGSFFEGLAPVTLNNKYGFIDKKGNLVIPFKYDRADGFREGLSSVELGSKWGYVDRNGKEVIPIKYESVDYWNFSEGLSAVQLNGNWGYINKKDKVIIPLKYESAKSFRNGLAEVKLNGKTGYVDKNGNEYFRK
- a CDS encoding DUF58 domain-containing protein, yielding MKPYLDPLVVAKLSSMALRARFVVEGFISGLHTSRFKGHSIEFAQHREYSFGDELKHLDWKVYGKSDRYFVKQFEEETNLKSYILLDTSGSMGYKSNGISKLEYGSYIAAALSYLMIKQGDSVGLVVYDTKLKKIIPPRSSLSHLAVIFDELSELVPTSSETDITKVLLDFSTNIKKRALIILVSDLFDDQEKIIRAIKNYRYARNEVIVFHIMDKTEKILNLDGNILFKSMENESFLIAESEIIRKEYQKLVAEFIEKYRLEFQKSDIDYSVFDTSTPLDVALTNYLFKREKII
- a CDS encoding VWA domain-containing protein, whose translation is MSFLNSAFLIGLFAVFIPILIHLLSRKKPKRIDFSDLRFLQLAARRSVNKFRIKQYLLLLIRCLLIIILTLIFARPVIHYTSASNNVETVFLIDNSYSMDYYKDGKTRLAVAKDVVKKIVSLLNPQEQISVFSFSDALSDVVKNPTTDRQLILTELEKTKISYRKTDTVNAINGLTNYFQNNQYEKRIVLISDFAKNGWYEKKDIFNEKHRIICVDVGDNNAENFAVSNIETDNNQISAEISNLSIADRKISGSIYIDTKKYKDMFFETKAAKPIFTTFNLKNIENGIHRCFVEIENDKLLADNKHFFAFNFRQKPKILLVDGNPQFSDFKGETYFLKTALSNYATVKIINYSQFENELLDDYSALFLCNVSNFDKTTAMKLNHFISKNGCLVFFLGDKVSIDNYNTSIRFLLPGEISKILNGGNLSDYGLTANSEEIIKNTNIIRRFLLIPEKDSEVVFKFADDTPLLIKNNQNVFVFAVSANLNFSDIPVKPSFPIIIKRIMDYLVQSDTVIQSKKVGEKFERKNILLVTEIITPDSQIVKSPTDFVFDQPGVYEIKYKNRKTEFCNVNLDTHSGESDLTKINTAELKKILDKLYVGIVLADRHLEKNVKKLLYGNEITKYFLSVLLILVILETVIANLRMK